A single genomic interval of Cucumis sativus cultivar 9930 chromosome 7, Cucumber_9930_V3, whole genome shotgun sequence harbors:
- the LOC101219249 gene encoding ATP-dependent DNA helicase DDX11 isoform X3: MSRTKASSGCPMLRNPKLQKNFRSQISQREALDIEDLIHLGRKVGTCPYYGSRSLVQGADLIVLPYQSLLSKSSRESLGLVLKNSIVIIDEAHNLADSLISMHDSKVSYSQLENVHHHMERYFERFCSLLGPGNRRYIQTLIIVTRALLKLLHIEEASYVEPCQNDSTGKNGALDYSMAINDFLFSLNIDNINFVKLLQYIKESNIMHKVSGYGERTIKPRNDLGIKPSGECYEKESTLSSFRALADMLLSLINFDGDGKMIISKNRPTGLGERGGCIKFVKLRGDKIFSEVVDQAHAVVLAGGTLQPIEETRERLFPWLPPSQLNFFSCSHIVPPESILPMAVSSGPSGQLFDFSYNRRSSSAIVKELGLLLCNIVTVVPEGIVVFFSSFDYEEQVYGLWKTSGILDRIMKKKRIFREPRKNTDVESVLKEYKENIDALSKKDPKQNILSTSGAVLFAVVGGKISEGINLSDGMGRCIVMVGLPYPSPSDIELMERVKHIENLGNSNSIKSSKFYNDVPSGDVETGLEILRSCKRGKEYYENLCMKAVNQSIGRAIRHINDYAAILLVDVRYTSNSSKRSFSHPADKLPKWIKDCLIASTENYGEVHRRLNQFFKVNRKMGR; this comes from the exons ATGTCCCGAACCAAGGCTTCTTCTGGGTGCCCAATGCTTCGAAACCCAAAACTACAGAAGAATTTTAGGAGTCAGATCTCTCAAAGAGAAGCCTTAGACATTGAAGATCTTATTCACCTTGGAAGAAAGGTGGGAACGTGTCCATATTATGGCTCCCGAAGTTTGGTCCAGGGTGCTGATCTTATCGTCCTACCTTACCAATCTCTTCTATCAAAATCATCCCGTGAATCTCTTGGCCTTGTTTTGAAGAACAGTATTGTAATTATTGATGAGGCACACAATTTAGCCGATTCACTCATAAGTATGCATGATTCAAAGGTCAGTTATTCGCAG CTGGAGAATGTGCATCACCACATGGAGAGgtattttgaaagattttgCAGTCTTTTGGGACCAGGGAATCGGAGATATATTCAAACTCTAATTATAGTTACTCGGGCTCTCCTTAAACTCTTGCACATTGAGGAAGCGTCTTATGTGGAACCTTGCCAAAATGATAGTACTGGAAAAAATGGTGCTTTGGACTATTCAATGGCTATAAAtgattttctcttctctctcaaCATAGATAATATCAACTTTGTAAAACTGCTACAGTATATTAAGGAAAGCAACATCATGCACAAG GTTAGTGGGTATGGAGAAAGAACTATTAAACCAAGAAATGACTTGGGAATAAAACCGTCTGGAGAATGTTACGAGAAGGAAAGTACTCTCTCAAGCTTTAGGGCATTAGCTGACATGCTGCTATCCCTTATTAACTTTGATGGAGATGGAAAAATGATCATCTCTAAGAACAGACCAACAGGCTTAGGGGAACGTGGAGGatgtataaaatttgttaagcTTAGGGGCGACAAGATATTTTCTGAG GTTGTAGATCAAGCACATGCTGTTGTTCTTGCTGGGGGAACTTTACAGCCTATTGAAGAAACAAGAGAGCGACTCTTTCCATGGTTACCCCCTTCtcagttgaattttttttcatgtagtCACATTGTTCCTCCGGAAAGTATTTTGCCTATGGCTGTTTCCTCTGGTCCTTCTGGTCAGCTTTTTGATTTTAGCTACAACCGCAGAAGCTCATCTGCTATT GTAAAGGAGCTAGGGCTTTTGCTTTGTAATATAGTAACTGTGGTTCCAGAAGGAATTGTTGTGTTCTTCTCTTCATTTGATTATGAAGAACAAGTATATGGTTTATGGAAAACTTCAGGCATCCTTGACAggattatgaagaaaaaacgTATATTCAGAGAGCCTAGAAAAAATACTGATGTGGAATCTGTTCTTAAGGAATACAAGGAAAACATCGACGCATTGTCTAAGAAGgatccaaaacaaaatattttgtctaCTAGTGGTGCGGTGCTATTTGCTGTTGTTGGGGGAAAAATATCGGAAGGCATCAACTTAAGCGATGGGATGGGTAGGTGTATTGTCATGGTTGGCCTACCCTACCCTAGTCCATCTGACATTGAGTTAATGGAGAGGGTGAAGCATATTGAAAATCTGGGGAATTCGAATTCTATTAAGAGTTCAAAGTTTTATAATGATGTTCCTAGTGGAGATGTTGAAACTGGTTTAGAGATCTTGAGAAGTtgcaaaagaggaaaagagtATTATGAGAATCTTTGCATGAAAGCCGTGAATCAATCTATTG GTAGAGCGATTCGACATATCAATGATTATGCAGCAATTTTACTGGTTGATGTTCGGTATACATCTAATTCTTCAAAGAGAAGCTTTTCACACCCAGCTGACAAGCTTCCGAAGTGGATTAAGGACTGTCTCATTGCTTCAACTGAGAATTATGGTGAAGTCCATCGAAGGTTGAATCagttttttaaagttaacAGAAAGATGGGACGGTGA